A DNA window from Thermoanaerobaculia bacterium contains the following coding sequences:
- a CDS encoding ABC transporter permease: protein MNTLVQDVRYALRGLRKNPVFTVVGVATLAIGIGANAAIFTVIDRVLLSLLPVSRPNELVLLRSPGPSQGHTWTDGDRATSFSYPMYRGLRDRNRAFAGLLAVFPFDASVVERDRAEQARGELVSGNYFDVLGVAPALGRAIVPSDDTAPEAHPVAVLSFDYFRRRFGGNSAVLNKTITVNGRALTVVGVARSGFEGVQRGRPADLFVPITMKASMTPSWNGLDDPKDYWVQMIGRLKEGESLRRAEAMLAATYRSLLAEVAPRLTGWDAGERRRFVDRRIRLVAGGGGRTILQTELAAPLLALMGMVGAVLLIACANLAGLLLARGAARRREHGIRLAVGANRTALFRQTLVESLVIAVIGGAAGVALGSAVVHLLVGALPADADLRRIPMTIDLPVLLFALGASLAAGVLFGLAPALRASRLDPNGVLHGMPDPRGGVLRFRRWLVSGQVALTLALLVGAALFARSLRRLSAVDLGLRPEGIVQFSINPRLTGASPEQTARQARDLTDVLAALPGVRSVSASELGVFQDNDSGGDVSIDGVPAPPGADRQARRDWVGPDYFATLGIPLAAGREFSSRDDAAGAKVAIVNETFARRYLGGRNPIGLRIGFGPSGAPRDTEIVGVARDSRSEVDQEPLPFVFFPYLQDARLRELTFYVRRVGATETAVRDVRALVSRVEPALPPPDVERLRSQIDDSTSRRRLVGTLAMAFAGVAAFLACIGIYGVLAYSVTQRTREIGVRMAVGATAASVRRLVLADVVRFLVAGAAAGVPLAFAVARLIASLLFGVRAADPGAFAAATAAVAAVALVAGYLPARRAARIDPMRALREE, encoded by the coding sequence CTCCGGAAGAACCCGGTCTTCACGGTCGTGGGGGTAGCGACCCTCGCGATCGGCATCGGCGCGAACGCGGCGATCTTCACGGTGATCGACCGGGTCCTCCTGAGCCTTCTTCCCGTCTCCCGTCCGAACGAGCTCGTCCTGCTGCGGTCCCCGGGTCCGTCGCAGGGGCACACCTGGACCGACGGCGACCGCGCGACGTCGTTTTCCTACCCGATGTACCGCGGGCTGCGGGACCGCAATCGGGCTTTCGCGGGGCTGCTCGCCGTTTTTCCGTTCGACGCGAGCGTCGTCGAGCGGGACCGCGCCGAGCAAGCGCGGGGGGAGCTGGTCTCGGGGAACTACTTCGACGTGCTCGGCGTCGCTCCGGCGCTCGGCCGCGCCATCGTGCCCTCCGACGACACGGCTCCGGAAGCGCATCCGGTCGCGGTCCTCTCCTTCGACTATTTCCGCCGGCGGTTCGGCGGCAACTCCGCCGTTCTGAACAAGACGATCACGGTCAACGGACGGGCCCTGACGGTCGTCGGCGTCGCGCGGTCGGGATTCGAGGGGGTCCAGCGCGGCCGCCCCGCGGACCTCTTCGTGCCGATCACGATGAAGGCGTCGATGACGCCCTCCTGGAACGGCCTCGACGACCCGAAGGATTACTGGGTCCAGATGATCGGACGATTGAAGGAGGGCGAGTCCCTCCGCCGCGCCGAGGCGATGCTCGCCGCGACCTACCGTTCCCTCCTCGCGGAGGTCGCGCCGCGATTGACCGGTTGGGACGCCGGGGAACGCCGGCGCTTCGTCGACCGGCGGATCCGACTCGTCGCCGGCGGCGGGGGGCGGACCATCCTGCAGACCGAGCTCGCCGCACCGCTCCTCGCCCTGATGGGAATGGTCGGCGCCGTGTTGCTGATCGCGTGCGCGAATCTCGCCGGCCTCCTCCTGGCGCGCGGCGCCGCCCGCCGGCGGGAGCACGGGATCCGACTCGCCGTGGGAGCGAACCGGACCGCCCTCTTCCGCCAGACCCTCGTGGAGAGCCTCGTGATCGCCGTGATCGGCGGAGCGGCGGGCGTCGCCCTCGGTTCCGCGGTCGTCCACCTGCTCGTGGGCGCGCTCCCGGCCGACGCGGACCTGAGGCGGATTCCGATGACGATCGATCTCCCGGTGCTCCTTTTCGCGCTCGGCGCATCGCTCGCCGCGGGCGTCCTCTTCGGGCTCGCGCCGGCTCTCCGCGCATCGCGGCTCGACCCGAACGGGGTCCTCCACGGGATGCCCGACCCGCGCGGCGGCGTGCTGCGGTTCCGGCGATGGCTCGTGAGCGGGCAGGTCGCGCTCACACTCGCCCTTCTCGTCGGAGCCGCGCTCTTCGCCCGGAGCCTCCGCCGGCTGTCGGCGGTCGATCTGGGGCTCCGGCCGGAAGGAATCGTCCAGTTTTCGATCAACCCCCGGCTGACCGGCGCTTCCCCCGAACAGACCGCCCGTCAGGCTCGGGATCTCACCGACGTTCTGGCCGCTCTTCCGGGAGTCCGATCGGTGAGCGCGTCGGAGCTCGGCGTCTTCCAGGACAACGACAGCGGCGGCGACGTCTCGATCGACGGCGTTCCGGCGCCGCCCGGCGCCGACCGCCAGGCGCGCCGGGACTGGGTCGGTCCCGACTACTTCGCCACACTCGGAATTCCGCTCGCCGCCGGACGCGAGTTCTCGTCCCGCGACGACGCGGCGGGAGCGAAGGTCGCGATCGTGAACGAAACCTTCGCCCGCCGGTACCTCGGCGGCCGGAACCCGATCGGGCTCCGGATCGGCTTCGGCCCCTCGGGAGCCCCCCGGGACACCGAGATCGTCGGCGTGGCGCGCGACAGCCGGTCCGAGGTCGATCAGGAGCCGCTGCCGTTCGTCTTCTTCCCGTACCTCCAGGACGCGCGTCTGCGCGAGCTGACTTTCTATGTCCGGAGAGTCGGCGCGACGGAGACGGCCGTCCGGGACGTCCGCGCGCTCGTTTCCCGCGTCGAGCCGGCGCTTCCCCCACCCGACGTCGAGCGCCTCCGGTCGCAGATCGACGATTCGACATCCCGGCGCCGTCTCGTCGGCACGCTGGCGATGGCGTTCGCGGGTGTGGCCGCATTCCTCGCGTGCATCGGCATCTACGGCGTGCTCGCGTACTCGGTGACCCAGCGGACCCGCGAGATCGGAGTGCGAATGGCGGTCGGAGCGACGGCGGCCTCGGTTCGCCGTCTCGTCCTCGCCGACGTCGTCCGGTTCCTCGTCGCCGGAGCGGCCGCCGGAGTCCCGCTGGCCTTCGCGGTCGCGCGGCTCATCGCGTCTCTCCTCTTCGGCGTGCGCGCGGCCGATCCCGGCGCATTCGCCGCGGCCACGGCGGCGGTCGCCGCCGTCGCGCTCGTCGCCGGATATCTCCCGGCCCGCCGGGCCGCCCGGATCGATCCGATGCGGGCGTTGAGAGAAGAGTGA